The Tamandua tetradactyla isolate mTamTet1 chromosome 8, mTamTet1.pri, whole genome shotgun sequence genome includes a window with the following:
- the C8H11orf52 gene encoding uncharacterized protein C11orf52 homolog has protein sequence MQKPLYCRKTAGLLPRQRTMGNQICCGGRWSFTSTFQRKKKTGNQARQTLKQQQQLQQWNGTKGPETPGHTYEREFQHPKSQEGSPGLWSEENSLHYADIQVFSHTQPRSAWESEDTTVEYATLRFPQAMPHYDSKKGTLV, from the exons ATGCAAAAGCCTCTATATTGTAGGAAAACAGCTGGGCTCCTTCCGAGACAGCGCACCATGGGAAACCAGATCTGCTGTGGGGGAAGATG GAGCTTTACGTCAACTttccagaggaaaaagaaaacag GGAACCAAGCAAGACAGACATTGAAGCAGCAGCAACAACTGCAGCAATGGAATGGCACAAAG GGCCCTGAAACACCAGGCCATACCTATGAGCGAGAGTTTCAGCATCCCAAGTCTCAAGAGGGGAGCCCAGGTCTCTGGTCAGAAGAGAACAGCTTACATTATGCCGACATCCAAGTGTTCAGCCATACCCAACCACGCTCTGCCTGGGAGTCAGAAGACACCACCGTTGAGTATGCAACTCTTCGCTTCCCTCAGGCCATGCCTCACTATGACAGCAAGAAGGGGACCCTTGTGTGA
- the CRYAB gene encoding alpha-crystallin B chain yields MDIAIHHPWIRRPFFPFHSPSRLFDQFFGEHLLESDLFPTSTSLSPFYLRPPSFLRAPSWIDTGLSEMRLEKDRFSVNLDVKHFSPEELKVKVLGDVIEVHGKHEERQDEHGFISREFHRKYRIPADVDPVSITSSLSSDGVLTVNGPRKQVSGSERTIPITREEKPAVTAAPKK; encoded by the exons ATGGACATCGCCATCCACCATCCCTGGATCCGACGCCCCTTTTTTCCTTTCCACTCCCCCAGCCGCCTCTTCGACCAGTTCTTCGGAGAGCACCTGTTGGAATCAGATCTCTTTCCAACTTCTACTTCTCTGAGCCCCTTCTACCTTCGGCCACCCTCATTTCTGCGGGCACCCAGCTGGATTGATACTGGGCTCTCAGAG ATGCGCCTGGAGAAGGACAGGTTCTCTGTCAACCTGGATGTGAAGCACTTCTCCCCAGAGGAACTCAAAGTCAAGGTTCTGGGAGATGTGATTGAGGTGCATGGCAAACATGAAGAGCGCCAG GATGAGCATGGTTTTATCTCCCGGGAGTTCCACAGGAAATACCGGATTCCAGCTGATGTGGACCCTGTCTCCATTACTTCATCCCTTTCATCTGATGGAGTCCTTACTGTGAACGGACCAAGGAAACAAGTCTCTGGCTCTGAGCGCACCATTCCCATTACCCGTGAAGAGAAGCCCGCTGTCACTGCAGCCCCCAAGAAGTAG
- the HSPB2 gene encoding heat shock protein beta-2 has translation MSGRSVPHAHPATAEYEFANPSRLSEQRFGEGLLPEEILTPTLYHGYYVRPRASRAGEGSRAGASELRLSEGKFQAFLDVSHFTPDEVTVRTVDNLLEVSARHPQRLDRHGFVSREFCRTYVLPADVDPWRVRAALSHDGILNLEAPRGGRHLDTEVNEVYISLLPAPPDPEDEEEAARVES, from the exons ATGTCGGGTCGCTCGGTGCCACATGCCCACCCGGCCACCGCCGAGTACGAATTTGCCAACCCGAGCCGCCTGAGTGAGCAGCGCTTCGGGGAAG GCCTCCTGCCAGAAGAGATCCTGACGCCCACCCTCTACCATGGCTATTATGTCCGGCCACGGGCCAGCCGAGCTGGGGAGGGCAGCAGGGCAGGGGCCTCTGAGCTTAGGCTCAGTGAGGGCAAGTTCCAGGCATTTCTGGATGTGAGCCACTTTACCCCAGATGAGGTGACCGTGAGGACTGTGGACAACCTTCTGGAGGTGTCTGCCCGGCACCCCCAGCGCCTGGACCGCCACGGCTTCGTGTCACGAGAGTTCTGCCGCACCTATGTCCTGCCTGCTGATGTCGACCCCTGGCGGGTCCGGGCTGCTCTATCCCACGATGGCATCCTTAACCTGGAGGCACCTCGGGGTGGCAGACATTTGGACACGGAGGTCAATGAGGTCTACATCTCCCTGCTCCCTGCGCCTCCTGATCCAGAGGACGAGGAGGAGGCGGCCAGAGTGGAGTCCTGA
- the LOC143645049 gene encoding uncharacterized protein LOC143645049 — protein MVEAVLQVISFESSCTSSELENRLGHLPLKSLVRLVRPLGTRPFWARPPQNTASPRSRCHGDAEAGRGSTRLLRALASPPAGPNPTFRWPDRAPPPASPSRPLPGLTSPPVRRYPAFCRPEMAPPPAGPGPARYRPGPRLPTALTLFSAALASPAWRPPRPCPGSTASRQWELNLHSPELHQLGLLCGLKVGRDGLFRGMDFHAASRLGFPLAELE, from the exons ATGGTGGAAGCAGTGCTTCAGGTCATCTCTTTTGAATCCAGCTGCACTAGTTCTGAACTCGAAAACAGGTTGGGA CACCTACCGCTTAAGTCACTGGTCCGTCTGGTTCGGCCCTTGGGTACGAGGCCCTTCTGGGCTCGGCCTCCTCAGAATACAGCGTCGCCGCGTTCCCGCTGCCATGGTGACGCGGAGGCCGGCCGCGGCTCGACCCGCCTCCTGCGAGCCCTGGCCTCGCCCCCTGCCGGCCCGAACCCCACCTTCCGCTGGCCAGACCGAGCCCCGCCTCCCGCCAGTCCAAGCCGGCCCCTACCAGGCCTGACCTCGCCTCCTGTGCGTCGGTACCCCGCCTTCTGCCGGCCCGAGATGGCCCCGCCTCCTGCAGGTCCTGGCCCCGCCCGCTACCGGCCTGGACCCCGCCTCCCAACGGCCTTGACTCTGTTCTCTGCGGCCCTCGCGAGTCCCGCCTGGCGACCGCCGAGACCCTGCCCAGGGAGCACCGCCTCCCGCCAGTGGGAGCTTAATCTCCATTCGCCGGAACTCCACCAGCTCGGCCTCCTGTGCGGCCTGAAAGTGGGGCGTGATGGCCTCTTCCGCGGGATGGACTTCCATGCCGCCTCTAGGCTGGGCTTTCCTCTCGCTGAACTTGAATAG